atcaagACGATGCTGTCCTATGTACAACTTGATGACAGCTCTGGGTTCAAATGGGTGCTTGCTTAGCAAAGTATAATGCATTGAAAAATCTGATAGATTTATGGACcaatataagatatcttttaaaAGTCTGACAAAACATAGGAAACCTTCATTACGATGGGCCTCCTTTATACAGttgttctgtgaggtagtcaccaactactacaatgctATCTCGCCTCCGAATGACCCCGGCTGACAGGCGATTGGTTAAATCAAGCGAACAATAGGATCTCTAGGATATTTGACCATGCCTGAATCACATGTCATATCATTTTAAGGTTACCTCTTGCACAGCTCTGTGAATTGCTAAATTTCCATTTGCTGTCATTATTGCAAGTTGCACTGCTGTTTATAACTGGTAAAATGCGTCTTGGAAGAATGGATCCAACTATTTTTTTAGGTTTAGGCATAATACACACAGTCTACCGagacttgttttttgttttctttgctCACTCATACTTCCATCCAGAACAACTTTATAAAACGCATCGTCATCACTATCGCGCAAGCGTTTGAGTGCCACACAGAACTGAAGCATATTGCCGACCACGATAAACACAACAATGGCTGCCCCCATTATTGCGAAGATGGATTAGAATAGATCGagcattatttttgttttcagagAAAATTTTATTGTTTGAGAAACACACCACTTTCCATCAGGATGACCTACACAGATGCCTTCATTCCGTGGTTTAATAGAACGTTGTCAAAGgcatgatatattttgttagCCTCAAAATAGCAAGAGCACTGGCGAAGTGATTCAACACAATTTACTGTTTTACGTTTCGGCACGCATATGTTTCTGCAACTTGGCAATATGcttgaatatttttgaaaaaaaaaatttaattgataaGTAACTATCTATGTTAACAACTCAGTAGATTTCTGCTAGTGTTGTTCCGATTAATCGATGATCAGTCGTTTTACCTCTAACTTagtcagacatggtgtcagggccaggggaaactcgggctacctcTGACTATGACGAATCGATCAGTTTTTTATGATCGATCATGGTTGGACTATTACATGGACATTTTCAAGATTTACAGCTGACTTCAACaattaataaatgaacaatatcactggtaaatttaaatgaaattcatTAAAACACCATTTTAAAACATACCTATAAGATGCCTACACACACCCACAACATTTTCCCCTATTTTGGTTAATGTTTCTGCAAATATTTCCCTTTCTGTTCATGATTGATCAATAATCGATCCTTGATTGTTTAAGAAATGGTGATGATCGATCATGAAATTTATAGTGATTCCGAACACTGCTTTCTGCCATTGATGCATAAGTCTGgaagttaatacatgtatgaatgcTATATATACTGAATACATGTCTGTTTACAAACAACTAATTATTAATAAAGAAGTACCTGGTACAGGAAATTTACCGAAATAACCAGCTGCCACAACAATTAGAACTGTCTGAATATGTTATCAATAGTATACAcgtgtaatacattgtattaccttGTGCTTGAATTAGTATTCACCAAAATACATACACGATTGCAACTTATGTACAAATTGTTTTACAAGCCCTGTGGTCCCAATGACTTATAGTACATTTGTGCAGAATGTATGAACCTAGAGGGACTTCGAAAATCATCTAGATTTTATGAAATTccttgtttttcttttgtagGTGTTTATGAAAGGTTCAGAAACTGATGTTTTGGACAACAAGATGCTTCAAACAAGTGATGTTGAGGTACCAAAATTACTAGAAATGCTTGGATTTCTCATCAACGAACTCCAGGTACAAAATGACagcatatatgtatttatgtttcgaaaatatttaatgtttatatcTTGCCTTTCTGATGTTTTAAGAAAGACTGTGTAAGCTAGTCGGCACCGTACTGTTTTTAGGGAAAGATAAACACAAGTAGGCTTAATCTAGGCCTTttttttaactacatgtacataattattataatcTAATCTCAAAAGACCACAAAAAACAAATTCTTTCACTCTCTCTCCCTGGCTCCTGTCTATGTATTCTGTTCAGAGGCCTGCATGTTCCCTCAGTGTCTGACCTTCTCTTTCAAAATTTCTCTTTTTTCATCTTGAGTAGTATTCCACAAATCTTAGATTACATTTATTCCCTGACATATATTATGGGATATGGTGTGTAGTACTATTTTTGTATTTCAGATCTACCAAGAAATGTTGAAAGAATCATTGGAAGAAAGTCAGATTGATATTGAGACAGTTGATAGTAACAGCATGGACACCGAAATGGTGGACAAATCTTCACAGGGAAATGTCGGTATCATAAAGGAAGAACATTTTAGTGAAAAAATGCAGACAGAACCACCAAGGACTTTCCAGGATGCCAGTGTTCAGACAGAGGATGTTGAAGTTTGTGACATACCTGCAAGTTTGTGTAAAAATGAAAAAGCTGAGAGCACAGGAATTTTACCAGGAACCAGTAGTAGTTGTGGATCAATATCTAATGGTAAATTGTTTACAGTTCAGGTCCGTTAATCCTTTATTAATTCTTAATTCCTTATGATCTAAACTAGCTGGATTGTTATATAGACAGCTGGTACAATCAATAAATGCAACACTTTGGACCAGAAAATTAGTACACTGACAGACCAGTGGTTAGCAGAAAAACAACAGTTTTGGTGACTGAATTAGAGGCCTGGCTGCTTgaatatctacaatgtacatgtactttgatATCTAAAAAATTACCTTGCAATTCATTACACAAAAATCTTTTCTTTTAATACTATATTACCATATCATATTAAAATACTGAAGAAATCTGTAATTTAATTATTGATTGATAATTAACCAGAtgaattttcataaaaatattataaagtgTAGTGATGACTGCGTATTGGATGAAAACGTCAATGATATCTGCCTTTCGGCTCTGTGTCATCAAAACCTACTGTTCtattatgttaatatttattgatttaaaaatttaaaaaaaaatggttcaGATGAAATCTGATGGTTGCTTTTATAAACTTATGTTTGTTAGTGTTAAACCTGGAACTTCAATATCAGGCAACTGAACTCCAAGCCCTGTGTATCAGCCTTGAACACATATATGTAGATATtgaatgtacagtgtatgtataatGCTGCTTATCTGTAAGTGACATGTCTGAACTGTCAATTATCTAAATTCCTGCTGTGCCTCCACGTAATGCCAGTTTTCCTGTTTATGAAGTCACATACATCCAAAAATTTGCATAACTAAACAAATTACCCAGTGTTTTATGCTAtataattctttttattatgTTGAATTTTAACACCATCAAAGATGATTTTGtcaatgaaattgaaatgtgtGTCATTGCTTTTTATCTTATGACAATTtttattgtaatactgataatCAGAGTTCATCTGATGATTACTTTTCATGTTAAGATTCGGATGCCATCACAAACAAGGAAGATAACTCTAGACAGGTAGATGAGAACCTGGTACAGATACGAGCTTCAAAGTCAGAGGTAATTGCATAGAGACATTTTAGTTATTTTCAGATATGACTAATGTTTAATTATCTTTAAGATTGAGAGATTGATGCATGGATAAATGTGAATGGCACATCAAACATCAAACATCAAACAATGTTGATCTGGATATCACTCTTTGAAAACATTGTCACAATAAATGTTTTTTCACATTTGATATTAAATGAACTTTCTTTTTCAAATCATTTTCACTTTTCATGAATCTGAAAATTTCAGTGGTCAAATGATAGCAATGTCGCTTTTTCTTTAGATAGATAGAAGAATTGCTGCCTTTGTGGAAAAAAAGAAGTTTGAGGTTAATGAACTGAACAGGCGTGAGTTCTGCAGTGTGCAAGGCCCTGATGAAGGTGTGTTATTGTCAGGTTACTCTACACAGACAAGTGTCACACAAAACAATGTGTGTAAGAACAAGACTTGTTGTTAAGCAAGTGTCTGGCCATTGTTAAATTGGTTCGTTAGTGGTCTTATTTTAGCTATTTGTACAACTGCAAAGACATGGAagatttcatatttaatttcaaaatctgataaaaatCACAAGAACCTTTTAAAGCAAAATCGGTCCAATAGAATAGCTTCTACTACAGAAGTACCTgttgagtttttttttcttcaaattttgaaGCCTTCATGTAAACATCTTCAATATAAAGAATCAATTGAAAAcaccattttttattttatgtttgacAGAAGCAGAAAACAGCTGTGCCCGTGTTGATTCCTTATTTTTCACAAGAGCTGATGGAAAAAGTCATATCAAAGGTGACTTTATATAAGTACAGACGTACTACCTTTTCAGTGACATCATATTAAAGCCACATATCTGTGTTGTAACCTGGAATGTCTTGACTAATCTATCCTACAGCAGTATTTTGGTCTAAGATTATTAGAGAACTGTATATTTGTGAGACAATTGAACTATTTAAATTTGTCAATaacaagtacattgtacattctgTTGTGTTGTAGTGAGTCGTGTTGTGAACCTACAGGGTCCTCAGACTCAGATTCCTGTCCACACAGAGGATGCTGTTCAGTCTAAGGCAGCGGAACAGAAGAACAAGCTTCCCCAGGGGATAGAGGAAAGACTCTCCAACA
This DNA window, taken from Pecten maximus chromosome 3, xPecMax1.1, whole genome shotgun sequence, encodes the following:
- the LOC117323705 gene encoding MAP3K12-binding inhibitory protein 1-like isoform X1, giving the protein MTYTDAFIPWFNRTLSKVFMKGSETDVLDNKMLQTSDVEVPKLLEMLGFLINELQIYQEMLKESLEESQIDIETVDSNSMDTEMVDKSSQGNVGIIKEEHFSEKMQTEPPRTFQDASVQTEDVEVCDIPASLCKNEKAESTGILPGTSSSCGSISNDSDAITNKEDNSRQVDENLVQIRASKSEIDRRIAAFVEKKKFEVNELNRREFCSVQGPDEEAENSCARVDSLFFTRADGKSHIKVSRVVNLQGPQTQIPVHTEDAVQSKAAEQKNKLPQGIEERLSNMEKHLTINKGLLSSNDVYTRLKFLEERILYLESLSPEYFTFQPLHQKKPRKEKRDTTYRIPEEEVMSVLDIDLRIKQLKESLSKKASSTVLS
- the LOC117323705 gene encoding MAP3K12-binding inhibitory protein 1-like isoform X2 codes for the protein MKGSETDVLDNKMLQTSDVEVPKLLEMLGFLINELQIYQEMLKESLEESQIDIETVDSNSMDTEMVDKSSQGNVGIIKEEHFSEKMQTEPPRTFQDASVQTEDVEVCDIPASLCKNEKAESTGILPGTSSSCGSISNDSDAITNKEDNSRQVDENLVQIRASKSEIDRRIAAFVEKKKFEVNELNRREFCSVQGPDEEAENSCARVDSLFFTRADGKSHIKVSRVVNLQGPQTQIPVHTEDAVQSKAAEQKNKLPQGIEERLSNMEKHLTINKGLLSSNDVYTRLKFLEERILYLESLSPEYFTFQPLHQKKPRKEKRDTTYRIPEEEVMSVLDIDLRIKQLKESLSKKASSTVLS